One Brassica napus cultivar Da-Ae chromosome A5, Da-Ae, whole genome shotgun sequence DNA window includes the following coding sequences:
- the LOC125575196 gene encoding casein kinase 1-like protein HD16 isoform X1: protein MRELRSGARRSRRIEDHQPNPQLLQNILLPPPPPQTATTRRRGGGRGRGNAALAKAAAVPPRPTTAAAGRGRGIRLTDLEPEPCEVLPAAGVLGAADKDLAAEGGSPEKIAGMEEDSSMGPVPERVQVGNSPVYKTERKLGKGGFGQVYVGRRVSGGSDRIGADAIEVALKLEHRNSKGCNFGPPYEWQVYNTLNSCYGIPAVHHKGRQGDFYILVMDMLGPSLWDVWNSLAQSMSPNMVACIAVEAISILEKLHMKGFVHGDVKPENFLLGQPGTADEKKLYLIDLGLASRWKDSHSGPHVEYDQRPDVFRGTIRYASCHAHLGRTGSRRDDLESLAYTLIFLMRGRLPWQGYQGDNKSFLVCKKKMSTSPELMCCFCPPPFKLFLEVVTNMKFDEEPNYAKLISIFDSLIEPCAVSRPIRIDGALKVGQKRGRLLINLEEDEQPRKKIRIGSPATQWISVYNARRPMKQRYHYNVAETRLPQHVEKGNEDGLYISCVASAANLWALIMDAGTGFSSQVYELSTVFLHKDWIMEQWEKNYYISSIAGANNGSSLVVMSKGTPYTQQSYKVSDSFPFKWINKKWKEGFHVTSMTTAGSRWGIVMSRNSGYSEQVVELDFLYPSEGIHRRWESGFRITSMAATADQAALILSIPKRKITDETQETLRTSAFPSTHVKDKWAKNLYIASICYGRTVC, encoded by the exons ATGCGAGAGTTAAGAAGTGGAGCTAGGAGATCGAGACGCATTGAAGATCATCAGCCTAACCCTCAGCTACTTCAAAACATCctacttcctcctcctcctcctcagacTGCTACAACAAGGAGAAGAGGTGGTGGTAGAGGAAGAGGGAATGCTGCTTTAGCTAAAGCCGCGGCTGTACCTCCTAGACCAACAACTGCTGCTGCCGGTAGGGGGAGGGGTATCAGGTTGACTGACTTAGAGCCTGAGCCTTGTGAGGTTCTTCCAGCTGCTGGTGTCTTAGGGGCAGCTGATAAGGATCTTGCTGCTGAAGGCGGCAGTCCAGAGAAAATAGCAGGCATGGAAGAAGATTCCAGTATGGGTCCTGTCCCTGAAAGG GTACAAGTTGGAAACTCTCCTGTTTATAAGACGGAGAGGAAACTCGGTAAGGGTGGCTTTGGTCAAGTTTATGTTGGCAGAAGGGTGAGTGGTGGCAGTGACAGGATTGGAGCTGATGCAATTGAG GTAGCTCTGAAACTTGAACACAGAAAtagtaaaggatgcaacttTGGCCCACCTTACGAGTGGCAAGTGTACAA TACGCTTAATAGCTGTTATGGAATTCCTGCTGTGCATCATAAGGGTCGTCAAGGAGATTTTTACATCCTG gTCATGGACATGCTTGGTCCTAGCCTTTGGGATGTTTGGAATTCTTTAGCTCAATC GATGTCACCAAACATGGTAGCGTGCATTGCAGTGGAAGCGATATCTATTCTTGAGAAACTGCATATGAAGGG GTTTGTGCATGGAGATGTGAAACCAGAAAACTTTTTACTTGGTCAGCCTGGAACAGCAGACGAGAAGAAACTATACCTTATCGATCTTGGTCTAG CATCAAGATGGAAAGATTCACACTCTGGCCCGCATGTTGAATATGATCAAAGACCTGATGTATTCAG GGGAACGATACGGTATGCAAGTTGTCATGCACATCTTGGTCGTACCGGAAGTCGGAGGGATGATCTGGAATCATTGGCctatacattaatatttttgatgcGGGGGAGGTTGCCATGGCAAGGGTACCAG GGTGACAACAAGAGCTTTCTTGTGTGCAAGAAAAAGATGTCAACATCTCCTGAACTGATGTGCTGTTTCTGTCCTCCCCCGTTCAAGCTTTTCCTCGAGGTAGTTACCAACATGAAGTTTGACGAGGAGCCTAACTACGCCAAGCTTATCTCGATTTTTGATTCTCTCATCGAGCCGTGTGCTGTATCTAGACCGATTAGAATTGATGGGGCTCTGAAG GTTGGCCAAAAACGAGGAAGATTGCTTATCAATTTGGAAGAGGATGAACAGCCGAGGAAGAAAATCAGAATCGGCAGTCCTGCTACTCAGTGGATTTCAGTCTATAATGCACGTCGTCCTATGAAACAGAG ATATCATTACAATGTTGCGGAGACAAGGCTGCCTCAGCATGTAGAGAAAGGTAACGAGGATGGCCTTTACATCAGCTGTGTAGCATCAGCAGCTAATCTCTGGGCCCTTATCATGGATGCTGGGACTGGGTTCAGCTCTCAAGTGTATGAATTGTCCACAGTCTTCTTGCACAAG GACTGGATCATGGAACAATGGGAAAAGAACTACTATATCAGTTCCATAGCTGGTGCTAATAACGGGAGCTCGTTGGTCGTTATGTCAAAAG GAACTCCATATACCCAGCAATCTTACAAAGTCAGCGACTCATTCCCATTCAAATGGATAAACAAAAAGTGGAAAGAAGGGTTTCATGTAACCTCCATGACCACTGCTGGGAGTCGTTGGGGTATAGTAATGTCCAGAAACTCAGGCTATTCCGAACAG GTTGTGGAGCTGGACTTTTTGTACCCAAGTGAAGGAATCCATAGAAGGTGGGAGAGTGGATTCAGGATAACATCAATGGCTGCAACAGCGGATCAAGCAGCTCTCATATTGAGCATACCTAAACGAAAAATAACCGATGAAACCCAAGAGACTCTTCGCACTTCTGCTTTCCCAAGCACCCATGTCAAG GACAAATGGGCGAAAAATCTGTACATTGCATCAATATGCTATGGTCGGACCGTTTGTTGA
- the LOC125575196 gene encoding casein kinase 1-like protein HD16 isoform X2 — MRELRSGARRSRRIEDHQPNPQLLQNILLPPPPPQTATTRRRGGGRGRGNAALAKGRGIRLTDLEPEPCEVLPAAGVLGAADKDLAAEGGSPEKIAGMEEDSSMGPVPERVQVGNSPVYKTERKLGKGGFGQVYVGRRVSGGSDRIGADAIEVALKLEHRNSKGCNFGPPYEWQVYNTLNSCYGIPAVHHKGRQGDFYILVMDMLGPSLWDVWNSLAQSMSPNMVACIAVEAISILEKLHMKGFVHGDVKPENFLLGQPGTADEKKLYLIDLGLASRWKDSHSGPHVEYDQRPDVFRGTIRYASCHAHLGRTGSRRDDLESLAYTLIFLMRGRLPWQGYQGDNKSFLVCKKKMSTSPELMCCFCPPPFKLFLEVVTNMKFDEEPNYAKLISIFDSLIEPCAVSRPIRIDGALKVGQKRGRLLINLEEDEQPRKKIRIGSPATQWISVYNARRPMKQRYHYNVAETRLPQHVEKGNEDGLYISCVASAANLWALIMDAGTGFSSQVYELSTVFLHKDWIMEQWEKNYYISSIAGANNGSSLVVMSKGTPYTQQSYKVSDSFPFKWINKKWKEGFHVTSMTTAGSRWGIVMSRNSGYSEQVVELDFLYPSEGIHRRWESGFRITSMAATADQAALILSIPKRKITDETQETLRTSAFPSTHVKDKWAKNLYIASICYGRTVC; from the exons ATGCGAGAGTTAAGAAGTGGAGCTAGGAGATCGAGACGCATTGAAGATCATCAGCCTAACCCTCAGCTACTTCAAAACATCctacttcctcctcctcctcctcagacTGCTACAACAAGGAGAAGAGGTGGTGGTAGAGGAAGAGGGAATGCTGCTTTAGCTAAA GGGAGGGGTATCAGGTTGACTGACTTAGAGCCTGAGCCTTGTGAGGTTCTTCCAGCTGCTGGTGTCTTAGGGGCAGCTGATAAGGATCTTGCTGCTGAAGGCGGCAGTCCAGAGAAAATAGCAGGCATGGAAGAAGATTCCAGTATGGGTCCTGTCCCTGAAAGG GTACAAGTTGGAAACTCTCCTGTTTATAAGACGGAGAGGAAACTCGGTAAGGGTGGCTTTGGTCAAGTTTATGTTGGCAGAAGGGTGAGTGGTGGCAGTGACAGGATTGGAGCTGATGCAATTGAG GTAGCTCTGAAACTTGAACACAGAAAtagtaaaggatgcaacttTGGCCCACCTTACGAGTGGCAAGTGTACAA TACGCTTAATAGCTGTTATGGAATTCCTGCTGTGCATCATAAGGGTCGTCAAGGAGATTTTTACATCCTG gTCATGGACATGCTTGGTCCTAGCCTTTGGGATGTTTGGAATTCTTTAGCTCAATC GATGTCACCAAACATGGTAGCGTGCATTGCAGTGGAAGCGATATCTATTCTTGAGAAACTGCATATGAAGGG GTTTGTGCATGGAGATGTGAAACCAGAAAACTTTTTACTTGGTCAGCCTGGAACAGCAGACGAGAAGAAACTATACCTTATCGATCTTGGTCTAG CATCAAGATGGAAAGATTCACACTCTGGCCCGCATGTTGAATATGATCAAAGACCTGATGTATTCAG GGGAACGATACGGTATGCAAGTTGTCATGCACATCTTGGTCGTACCGGAAGTCGGAGGGATGATCTGGAATCATTGGCctatacattaatatttttgatgcGGGGGAGGTTGCCATGGCAAGGGTACCAG GGTGACAACAAGAGCTTTCTTGTGTGCAAGAAAAAGATGTCAACATCTCCTGAACTGATGTGCTGTTTCTGTCCTCCCCCGTTCAAGCTTTTCCTCGAGGTAGTTACCAACATGAAGTTTGACGAGGAGCCTAACTACGCCAAGCTTATCTCGATTTTTGATTCTCTCATCGAGCCGTGTGCTGTATCTAGACCGATTAGAATTGATGGGGCTCTGAAG GTTGGCCAAAAACGAGGAAGATTGCTTATCAATTTGGAAGAGGATGAACAGCCGAGGAAGAAAATCAGAATCGGCAGTCCTGCTACTCAGTGGATTTCAGTCTATAATGCACGTCGTCCTATGAAACAGAG ATATCATTACAATGTTGCGGAGACAAGGCTGCCTCAGCATGTAGAGAAAGGTAACGAGGATGGCCTTTACATCAGCTGTGTAGCATCAGCAGCTAATCTCTGGGCCCTTATCATGGATGCTGGGACTGGGTTCAGCTCTCAAGTGTATGAATTGTCCACAGTCTTCTTGCACAAG GACTGGATCATGGAACAATGGGAAAAGAACTACTATATCAGTTCCATAGCTGGTGCTAATAACGGGAGCTCGTTGGTCGTTATGTCAAAAG GAACTCCATATACCCAGCAATCTTACAAAGTCAGCGACTCATTCCCATTCAAATGGATAAACAAAAAGTGGAAAGAAGGGTTTCATGTAACCTCCATGACCACTGCTGGGAGTCGTTGGGGTATAGTAATGTCCAGAAACTCAGGCTATTCCGAACAG GTTGTGGAGCTGGACTTTTTGTACCCAAGTGAAGGAATCCATAGAAGGTGGGAGAGTGGATTCAGGATAACATCAATGGCTGCAACAGCGGATCAAGCAGCTCTCATATTGAGCATACCTAAACGAAAAATAACCGATGAAACCCAAGAGACTCTTCGCACTTCTGCTTTCCCAAGCACCCATGTCAAG GACAAATGGGCGAAAAATCTGTACATTGCATCAATATGCTATGGTCGGACCGTTTGTTGA
- the LOC106417949 gene encoding casein kinase 1-like protein HD16, whose protein sequence is MDYQYVQVGNSPVYKTERKLGKGGLGQVYVGRRVSGGSGRIGADAIEVALKLEHRNSKGCNFGPPYEWQVYNTLNSCYGIPAVHHKGRQGDFYILVMDMLGPSLWDVWNSLAQS, encoded by the exons ATGGATTATCAATAT gtacaAGTTGGAAATTCTCCTGTTTATAAGACGGAGAGGAAACTCGGTAAGGGTGGACTTGGTCAAGTTTATGTTGGCAGGAGGGTGAGTGGTGGCAGTGGTAGGATTGGAGCAGATGCAATTGAG GTAGCTCTGAAACTTGAACACCGAAATAGTAAAGGATGCAATTTTGGCCCACCTTACGAGTGGCAAGTGTACAA TACGCTCAATAGCTGTTATGGAATTCCTGCTGTACATCATAAGGGTCGTCAAGGAGATTTTTACATCCTG GTCATGGACATGCTTGGTCCTAGCCTTTGGGATGTTTGGAATTCTTTAGCTCAATCGTAA
- the LOC125609165 gene encoding protein CYPRO4-like: MGSAHSQDDLKIYESDEEEEELVDGDRRLKSPSSLDEVESKLRALKLKYPSTEQAPPNSSVDLLRYINGNTPKAKWVAAENSTSYCFVKSSPEDGGGDSEKEWWVLKVGSKIREKVSNEMRLKAYKDQRVEFVANGGYWALRFTSRGEDLTTAFVSSFNSCLFENNHGVELNEAGLASIFEEDFIGWANPEAADDDSMWEEADDILLKSPQSATPLDLTKAFEEAATTRSEEGIHSLALGALDHSFLVGDSGIQVFKNMRQGVHGTGVSVNFEAAYGSARKNKKALLMRAETNLLLMSQQAPGIHQLDIETGKVISEWKFEKDGVDISMSDITNDGKAAQLDPSGSTFLGLDKNRLCRWDMRDPYGRVQDLATATANNAPIVLTWAQGHQFSRGTRFSCFAATGDGSIVAGSFDGQIRLYSESSAFRRAMTAFPGLGAPVTHVDATYDGKWIVGTTDTYLIVISTLFTDKAGKTKTGFEGSMGNKMAAPRLLKLTPLHAHLAGSNNKFRNAQFSWVTEDGKEERHVVATVGKFSVIWNFQQVKDGSHECYHEQEGLKKCYCYKIVPRNESIVDSRFMNDNSAVSGSPEAPLVIATPMKVSSFSLSSKRGRKQASA; the protein is encoded by the exons ATGGGATCAGCTCACAGCCAGGACGATCTAAAGATCTATGAAtcagacgaggaagaagaagagttggTGGATGGTGATCGTCGTCTAAAATCTCCTTCATCACTAGACGAAGTTGAATCAAAGCTCAGAGCCTTGAAGCTGAAATACCCATCAACGGAGCAAGCACCTCCGAACTCCTCGGTTGATCTTTTGCGCTACATCAATGGAAACACTCCCAAAGCCAAATGGGTCGCAGCTGAAAATTCCACCTCTTACTGCTTCGTCAAGTCATCCCCAGAAGATGGAGGAGGAGATTCGGAGAAGGAATGGTGGGTTCTGAAGGTCGGGAGTAAGATCCGAGAGAAGGTCTCCAATGAAATGCGATTGAAGGCATATAAAGATCAAAGAGTTGAATTCGTTGCTAATGGTGGATACTGGGCGTTGCGCTTCACCAGCAGAGGAGAAGACCTCACCACCGCCTTTGTAAGCAGCTTTAACAGTTGCTTGTTTGAGAACAATCATGGTGTTGAGTTGAACGAAGCCGGTTTAGCTAGCATCTTTGAGGAAGATTTCATTGGGTGGGCCAATCCTGAAGCTGCTGATGATGATTCCATGTGGGAAGAAGCTGATGATATTTTGCTTAAGAGCCCACAATCCGCAACTCCACTGGACCTTACTAAGGCTTTTGAGGAAGCTGCTACGACAAGGAGTGAGGAGGGCATACATAGCTTAGCTCTAGGTGCTTTGGATCATAGCTTTCTTGTGGGTGATTCTGGTATTCAGGTTTTCAAGAACATGAGGCAAGGGGTGCATGGGACAGGTGTTTCTGTTAACTTTGAGGCTGCTTACGGCTCAGCACGGAAGAATAAGAAGGCTCTTCTCATGAGAGCTGAGACCAACTTGTTGCTCATGAGTCAACAAGCCCCAGGAATCCATCAGCTTGATATTGAAACTGGCAAGGTTATTTCGGAATGGAAGTTTGAGAAAGATGGAGTGGACATCTCTATGAGTGACATTACTAATGATGGTAAAGCTGCTCAATTAGACCCATCTGGATCTACCTTTCTTGGTTTGGATAAAAATAGGCTTTGCAGATGGGATATGCGTGACCCATATGGGAGGGTTCAAGATCTCGCTACTGCTACTGCGAATAATGCCCCCATAGTCTTGACTTGGGCTCAGGGGCATCAGTTTTCTAGAGGGACTAGGTTCAGTTGCTTTGCAGCTACTGGTGATGGCTCAATTGTTGCTGGCAGTTTTGATGGACAGATTAGACTCTACTCAGAAAGCAGCGCTTTTAGGAGGGCTATGACGGCTTTCCCTGGACTTGGTGCGCCTGTGACTCATGTGGACGCTACTTACGATGGGAAATGGATAGTTGGTACAACTGATACATATCTGATTGTTATCTCTACCCTTTTCACTGATAAGGCTGGTAAGACAAAGACTGGCTTTGAGGGTTCCATGGGAAATAAGATGGCTGCACCAAGGTTGCTGAAGCTAACACCTCTCCACGCCCATTTAGCTGGATCCAACAACAAGTTCCGCAATGCTCAGTTTTCATGG GTCACGGAGGATGGAAAAGAAGAGCGTCATGTGGTGGCAACTGTTGGCAAATTCAGTGTGATATGGAACTTTCAGCAAGTGAAGGATGGATCTCACGAATGCTACCATGAGCAGGAAGGGCTGAAGAAATGCTATTGCTACAAGATAGTCCCTCGAAATGAATCTATTGTGGACAGCCGTTTCATGAACGACAACTCTGCAGTCTCTGGTTCACCTGAAGCGCCTCTGGTCATTGCAACTCCCATGAAAGTCAGCTCTTTCAGTTTATCCAGCAAGAGAGGAAGGAAGCAAGCAAGTGCTTGA
- the LOC106443238 gene encoding probable glutamate dehydrogenase 3 — MKHIYTNTNTKCVGISLYIYTHLQYQESHFPVAFFSKSNKPKIKNTMNALAATNRNFKLASRLLGLDSKLEQSLLIPFREIKVECTIPKDDGTLASFVGFRVQHDNARGPMKGGIRYHPEVEPDEVNALAQLMTWKTAVAKIPYGGAKGGIGCDPSELSISELERLTRVFTQKIHDLIGIHTDVPAPDMGTGPQTMAWILDEYSKFHGHSPAIVTGKPIDLGGSLGRDAATGRGVLFATEALLNEHGKSIAGQRFAIQGFGNVGSWAAKLINEKGGKIVAVNDVTGAIKNKDGINISGLLEHTEENIGVKGFDGADAIDADSVLVEDCDILVPAALGGVIHRENANEIKAKFIIEGANHPTDPEADEILRKKGVVILPDIYANSGGVIVSYFEWVQNIQGFMWDEEKVNKELKSYMTRGFKDLKDMCKTHSCDLRMGAFSLGVNRVAQATVIRGWGS; from the exons ATGAAGCATatatacacaaacacaaacacgaAGTGTGTAGgtatctctctctatatatatacacacttgCAATACCAAGAATCACATTTTCCAGTAGCTTTCTTTTCAAAgtcgaataaaccaaaaattaagAACACCATGAACGCTTTAGCGGCAACCAACAGAAACTTCAAGCTTGCTTCTAGGCTTCTTGGTTTGGACTCAAAGCTCGAGCAAAGTCTTCTCATTCCCTTCAGAGAAATCAAG GTGGAATGTACCATACCAAAAGACGATGGAACTCTTGCATCATTCGTTGGATTCAGAGTCCAGCATGACAATGCAAGAGGTCCCATGAAAGGTGGCATCAGATATCATCCAGAG GTGGAACCGGATGAAGTAAACGCATTGGCACAGCTCATGACATGGAAAACAGCTGTGGCTAAGATACCTTACGGTGGAGCCAAAGGAGGGATTGGTTGTGACCCGAGCGAGCTAAGCATCTCAGAGCTCGAACGTTTGACACGAGTTTTCACACAGAAGATCCATGACCTCATTGGTATTCATACCGATGTTCCTGCTCCTGATATGGGAACCGGTCCTCAG ACAATGGCGTGGATTCTTGATGAATACTCGAAATTTCACGGACATTCTCCAGCTATTGTGACCGGCAAACCCATT GATCTTGGTGGATCACTGGGGAGAGATGCTGCTACAGGAAGAGGAGTGTTATTCGCAACAGAAGCTCTACTCAATGAACATGGAAAGAGCATAGCTGGACAGAGATTCGCCATCCAA ggttttggaaatGTTGGTTCTTGGGCGGCGAAGTTGATAAATGAGAAAGGTGGGAAGATTGTGGCAGTGAACGATGTGACAGGAGCAATCAAGAACAAGGATGGAATCAATATCTCTGGTTTGCTTGAGCATACCGAAGAAAACATAGGAGTCAAAGGGTTTGATGGTGCTGATGCCATCGATGCTGATTCAGTTCTTGTTGAAGATTGTGATATTCTTGTCCCTGCAGCTCTAGGTGGCGTCATCCACAG GGAAAATGCAAATGAGATTAAAGCAAAGTTCATCATTGAAGGTGCTAATCATCCAACTGATCCTGAAGCTGACGAG ATATTGAGGAAGAAAGGTGTTGTGATTCTTCCAGACATATACGCAAACTCAGGAGGAGTCATTGTAAGTTACTTCGAGTGGGTTCAG AACATACAAGGATTCATGTGGGATGAGGAAAAGGTGAACAAGGAGCTAAAGAGTTACATGACTCGTGGCTTTAAAGATCTGAAAGATATGTGTAAGACTCACTCATGTGATCTCCGTATGGGAGCTTTCTCCCTAGGTGTTAACCGTGTGGCTCAAGCTACCGTTATCAGAGGCTGGGGATCATGA
- the LOC106417713 gene encoding adenylyl-sulfate kinase 3, with protein sequence MSTNIFWQESPIGKTERQKLLNQKGCVVWITGLSGSGKSTLACSLSRELYTRGKLSYILDGDNLRHGLNKDLGFKAEDRVENIRRVGEVAKLFADAGLICIASLISPYRKDRDACREMMRGSSFIEVYMNMSLQLCEARDPKGLYKLARAGKIKGFTGIDDPYESPLNCEIELKEKEGECPSPVAMAEEVIAYLEAKGFLQNQ encoded by the exons ATGTCGACAAACATATTTTGGCAAGAATCACCCATTGGGAAAACTGAAAGGCAGAAGCTGCTGAACCAGAAGGGTTGTGTGGTGTGGATCACAGGGCTGAGTGGCTCAG GAAAAAGCACGTTGGCTTGCTCGCTAAGTAGAGAGTTGTACACCCGGGGAAAGCTATCTTACATCCTTGATGGGGATAACCTTCGTCATGGCTTGAACAAAGATCTCGGTTTCAAGGCAGAGGATAGAGTGGAAAATATACGCAGAGTTG GAGAAGTAGCGAAACTCTTTGCTGATGCTGGTTTGATCTGCATTGCTAGCCTCATATCGCCATATAGGAAAGACCGTGACGCTTGTAGGGAAATGATGCGGGGCTCATCTTTTATCGAG GTTTACATGAATATGTCTCTACAATTGTGTGAAGCAAGAGACCCTAAAGGCTTATATAAGCTTGCACGTGCAGGAAAGATCAAAG GCTTCACAGGGATTGATGATCCATATGAATCTCCCTTGAATTGTGAG ATAGAGCTGAAAGAGAAGGAAGGAGAGTGTCCTTCCCCTGTAGCTATGGCAGAGGAAGTCATCGCTTATTTAGAAGCCAAAGGCTTCCTTCAAAACCAGTAA